A single genomic interval of Calditerricola satsumensis harbors:
- a CDS encoding pyroglutamyl-peptidase I family protein, with protein sequence MKTVLLAGFGPYGPYRLNPGEHVARLLNGQQVAGCPVTGVVLPVSYARAGEKLLRAVDDLQPDAVLVLELAPGLDRIALVRVAINCDDGGPDADGATRQDAPIVPGGPPAYFGTLPVRRLVDGLIQRGYPADIADAGGTFVGNHAAYCLLHHLNEKGLAAACGLVQLPATHEMAASSAARMPSWSMASLLEATRILIQVLAQGGGRTASPS encoded by the coding sequence GTGAAGACGGTTCTCCTGGCGGGATTTGGGCCCTACGGTCCCTACCGCCTCAATCCCGGTGAGCATGTGGCGCGCCTGCTGAACGGGCAGCAGGTGGCGGGATGCCCGGTCACCGGCGTTGTGCTGCCGGTGTCGTATGCCCGCGCCGGCGAGAAGTTGCTCCGCGCCGTGGATGACCTTCAGCCCGACGCGGTCCTCGTGTTGGAGCTCGCGCCCGGGCTGGACCGCATCGCCCTGGTTCGCGTGGCGATCAACTGCGATGACGGCGGGCCTGACGCCGACGGGGCGACGCGACAGGACGCCCCGATCGTTCCCGGCGGCCCACCCGCCTATTTTGGCACGCTACCGGTTCGGCGCTTGGTTGACGGGCTCATCCAGCGCGGGTATCCGGCGGACATCGCCGATGCCGGCGGGACGTTTGTCGGCAACCACGCCGCGTATTGCCTGTTGCATCACCTGAACGAGAAGGGGCTGGCCGCTGCCTGTGGCCTGGTGCAGTTGCCGGCCACGCACGAGATGGCCGCGTCGTCGGCGGCGCGCATGCCCAGTTGGTCGATGGCTTCGCTGCTGGAAGCGACGCGCATCCTCATCCAGGTCTTGGCCCAAGGCGGAGGACGGACCGCGAGCCCCTCCTAA
- a CDS encoding glycine betaine uptake BCCT transporter, whose translation MVFAFSLFIILLFVLWGVLWPDHLNETANTLLSVIIEKFGWFYLLVTFGFLLFALYLAFSKYGSIRLGPDDQEPEYSDFTWFAMLFSAGMGIGLVFWGVAEPMYHYVDPPFGAEGKTAEAARLAMRYAFFHWGLHPWAIYTVIALAIAYFQFRKGTGGLISATFRPLLGERVNGPLGKAIDLLAIFATTFGVATSLGLGALQINGGLSHLAGIPNQLATQLLIILVLTVMYIASATTGLNKGIKILSNVNMAIAVGLLLVVLFVGPTSFLLEVFTTTLGGYLQNLISMSLRMAPFTDRSWLANWTLFYWAWWIAWAPFVGLFIARISKGRTIREFVIGALIAPSMFSFLWFSVFGGLALKLEIVDGLNIAQAVQEDLTSALFVTLEHLPFGSIAAALATVLIITFFVTSADSATYVLGMLSSNGRLNPARRVRVTWGILQSAIAAVLLISGGLKALQTASIVVALPFAAILVGVCASVWKSLAQEHRERVLRERERQKKLEQLLYLRE comes from the coding sequence GTGGTTTTCGCATTTTCGCTTTTCATCATTCTGTTGTTTGTGCTGTGGGGGGTGTTATGGCCGGACCACCTAAACGAAACGGCGAACACGCTGCTGAGCGTGATCATCGAAAAGTTTGGCTGGTTTTACCTGCTGGTTACCTTTGGCTTCTTGCTGTTTGCCCTCTACCTTGCCTTCAGCAAGTACGGATCGATTCGCCTGGGACCGGACGATCAAGAACCTGAATATTCGGATTTTACCTGGTTTGCCATGCTCTTTAGTGCGGGCATGGGGATCGGGCTCGTGTTCTGGGGCGTCGCCGAGCCGATGTACCATTACGTGGACCCGCCCTTCGGCGCAGAAGGAAAAACGGCTGAAGCGGCTCGATTGGCCATGCGGTACGCCTTTTTCCACTGGGGGCTGCACCCCTGGGCCATTTACACGGTCATCGCCCTGGCCATTGCCTACTTCCAGTTTCGGAAAGGGACGGGCGGCCTGATCAGCGCGACGTTTCGTCCGCTCCTCGGCGAAAGGGTGAACGGCCCGCTGGGGAAAGCCATTGACCTCTTGGCCATCTTCGCCACGACATTTGGCGTGGCCACGTCCCTGGGGTTGGGCGCGCTGCAGATCAACGGCGGGTTGTCCCATCTGGCAGGAATTCCCAATCAGCTGGCAACGCAATTGCTCATCATTCTCGTCCTTACGGTAATGTACATCGCCTCGGCGACGACGGGATTGAACAAAGGGATCAAAATCCTGAGCAACGTCAACATGGCCATAGCCGTTGGCTTGCTGCTCGTGGTGCTGTTTGTGGGCCCGACCTCGTTCCTCCTTGAAGTCTTCACCACCACACTGGGGGGCTACCTGCAGAATCTCATCAGCATGAGCCTGCGCATGGCCCCGTTCACCGACAGATCGTGGCTGGCCAACTGGACCTTGTTTTACTGGGCCTGGTGGATCGCGTGGGCCCCGTTCGTCGGCCTGTTCATCGCCCGCATATCGAAGGGGCGTACCATCCGCGAGTTTGTCATCGGCGCGCTGATCGCCCCCAGTATGTTCAGCTTCCTGTGGTTCTCCGTCTTTGGAGGTCTGGCCCTCAAGCTCGAAATCGTGGATGGCCTCAACATCGCCCAGGCGGTACAAGAGGATCTGACCTCCGCCCTCTTCGTCACCCTCGAACACCTGCCCTTTGGCAGCATCGCGGCAGCGCTAGCCACGGTGCTCATCATCACCTTCTTCGTCACCTCGGCCGACTCGGCCACCTATGTGCTGGGCATGCTCTCCTCCAACGGGCGCCTCAACCCCGCGCGCCGCGTGCGGGTCACGTGGGGCATTCTGCAGTCGGCCATTGCCGCCGTGCTCCTCATCAGCGGGGGACTGAAGGCGCTGCAGACGGCGTCGATCGTGGTGGCCCTGCCCTTCGCGGCCATTCTGGTCGGGGTGTGCGCCTCGGTATGGAAGTCACTGGCCCAGGAACACCGTGAACGCGTGCTGCGGGAACGGGAGCGGCAAAAGAAGTTGGAACAATTGCTGTACCTACGCGAATAA
- a CDS encoding YwhD family protein encodes MDLLNKGDSTGKKRGGFTILGNPANVHAGFGRGVIDLSAVAPVIIDGEDAYIDLGALHAKSAVERGIKWTTNRDEVPNGKPYWVVWVTVGENEKGPYYKGVAASYMEIDREARRGYKILAEHVNRMDASMKGRILVDEMDDRSKAVLRAFLMRHNPQMWANSPDELKAALA; translated from the coding sequence ATGGATCTGCTGAACAAGGGCGACAGCACAGGGAAGAAGCGCGGCGGTTTCACCATCCTGGGCAATCCGGCCAACGTGCACGCCGGTTTCGGCCGCGGCGTGATCGACCTCAGCGCGGTGGCGCCGGTCATCATCGACGGGGAGGACGCATACATTGACCTGGGCGCGTTGCACGCCAAGAGCGCGGTGGAGCGGGGCATCAAGTGGACGACGAACCGGGACGAGGTGCCGAACGGCAAGCCGTACTGGGTTGTATGGGTCACGGTGGGGGAAAACGAGAAGGGCCCCTATTACAAGGGCGTGGCCGCCTCGTACATGGAAATCGACCGGGAAGCGCGGCGCGGGTACAAGATCCTCGCCGAGCACGTCAACCGCATGGACGCCTCGATGAAGGGGCGCATCTTGGTCGACGAGATGGACGACCGGAGTAAGGCCGTGCTGCGGGCGTTCTTGATGCGCCACAACCCGCAGATGTGGGCCAATTCCCCCGACGAGCTGAAAGCGGCGCTGGCGTAG